AAGCTAAAAGAAGAAAAGAACGCTTTGATAGTTGCTCACAATTACCAAATTGATGAAGTGCAGGAGATTGCTGATTTTGTGGGCGACTCTTTTTATCTTAGCAAAGTGTGTGCTGAGCGTCCAGAAAAAGTTATAGTATTTTGTGGAGTTCATTTTATGGCTGAGAGTGCAAAGATACTTTCGCCACATAAAAAGGTACTGTTGCCAGAGATAGATGCTGGATGTCCTCTTGCTGATATGGTGACTGCAGAAGATGTTGAGAATTTAAAAAAGAAATATCCTGATTATTCAATTGTGTGTTATATTAACTCTCCTGCTTCTGTCAAAGCAAAATCAGATGTTATCTGTACTTCATCAAATGCTGTGAAGATTGTAAGAGAATTTCCTAATGACAAAATAATTTTCTTGCCAGACAAAAACTTAGGAAGTTTTGTAAAAAAACAGGTACCGGAAAAAGACATCATCTTATGGGAAGGATTCTGTATTACCCATTACAAGATAAAAAAAGAGGATGTTGAAAAGGCAAAATCTTTACATCCAAATGCTTTGGTTTTGGTCCATCCTGAGTGTAGACCAGAAGTAGTTGAGCTTGCTGATTTTGTCGGAAGTACAAAACAGATAATAGATTTTGCTAATACTTCGAAAGAAAAAGAGTTTATTATTGGAACAGAGATGGGAGTGCTATACAGTTTAAAGAAGCTAAATCCCGACAAGAAGTTTTATATTCTTCATCCAGGGATGATTTGTCCTAATATGAAGAAGAATACTTTGCAATCGGTAAGAGATGCTCTTTTGTATGAGAGGTACCAGATAGAAGTTGAGGAAGAAATTATGGAAGGCGCAAAAAAAGCACTTTCTAAGATGCTTGAAATGGGCTAATTTGTAAATTGGGGATGGTTAGTTTGACAGAGTTTAAAAGGTTTTGTATTGAATTTGACTCTGGTAGTGATGAAGTATTAAATTTTGATGTAGTGATTATTGGAACAGGCGTTGCAGGGCTATACACTGCAGTCAATCTTGACAAAAGGCTAAAAACTGCTCTTGTAACAAAAGAAACCATGCAGGTTAGCAATACCAATTTAGCCCAAGGCGGGATTGCAGCGCCACTTAGCCATGATGACAGCCCTGACATACACTACATGGACACAATAAAAGCAGGCAGCGGTCTTTGTGATTCGCACATGGTAAGAATTTTGGTTGACGAGGCTATTGAAAATATAAACATTTTGCTTAAGATGAATATTCCATTTGATTTAGATGACGAAGGGGAGATTATTTTAGGTCAGGAAGGAGCACACAGCCGAAGAAGAATAATTCATGCAAGTGGTGATGCAACAGGAAGAATTGTGTCTGAGCATTTAGGACATGTAGTTAAGTCATATGAAAACGTTACAATATTTGAAAATGCTTTTCTGGTTGATATACTCACCGATGAACAGAACACTGCCATAGGAGTTTTGCTAAAGATAAATAATAAGAATGTCATTTTATTTGCAAAAAACATTGTTCTGGCATCTGGTGGCTATGGATATTTGTACAAATACACAACCAACCCTGAGGTGACAACAGGCGATGGCTGTGCTGCAGCTGTAAGGTGTGGAGCAAAGGTTGTGGATATGGAACTTGTGCAGTTTCATCCTACAGTGCTTTATCATGAAAAAAACAAGAGCTTTTTAATATCAGAGGCAGTAAGAGGAGAAGGTGGTCTTCTTTTTAATAGTTTTGGTGAAAGGTTTATGCCTAAGTACCATCCTCTTGCAGAGCTTGCACCAAGAGATATTGTTTCTCGTAGTATATACTTTGAGCTGCAGAGGACAGGTTCTGAAAACGTATTTCTTGACATTACTCATCTTGATGCTAACTTTATAAGAAAGAGATTTCCTAATATATATCAAAAATGTTTGGAACTTGGTATCGATATTACAAAACAGAGAATTCCTGTTGCACCTGCTCAGCATTATAGTATGGGTGGGGTGCTTTCTGACGAGTTTGGCAGAACCACTGTAGAAAACCTTTTTGTATGTGGTGAGGCAGCAGGGACACGTGTTCATGGAGCAAATAGGCTTGCATCAAATTCACTTTTAGAAGGTCTTGTTTTTGGAAGAAGAATAGCTCAATATATCAATGGCAGGTTACAAAAAAATGTAAAACATATAGCAATCTATCATAGAAGCTTGAGTAAAAAGGATTTTGATTTGAACGTAGCTACCGAGATTGAAGGTTTGAGAAGTAAAATGAGTGAGCATGCAGGGATTGTGCGAACAAGAGAAGGACTTGAAAAATTGATAGATTACATTGTCTCAAGGTTAGAAATATTGAATACAATGAAACTCAGCACTCAAAAAGAGATAGAATATTATAACATGCTTATGATAGGATACATCCTGGCAAATGCTGCGCTTATGAGAAAAGAAAGTAGAGGCTCTCATTACAGAAAAGATTTTCCGTATCAGGACGATATTAACTGGAAAAAGCATTTGGTATATTCAAACATTTATGGATGGGAGGAAATTTTTTAAATGCTGAATTTTTTGGTGATTGATAAAATTATTAGAGATGCACTTATAGAAGATATGCCATATGGAGATATTACAACAGACTTATTAATTCCACAAGAGAGCACGTCGAGTGCTGTTTTATTGGCTAAAGAGAGCGGAATTTTATGTGGAATAGATGTGGCAAAGAGAGTATTTGAGATATTAGACTCAAACATAAAATTTGAAAAGTTAAAAACTGATGGAGACAATATTCAAAAAGGTGATGTTTTGGCCAAAATACAAGGGAAAACACGAGCAATCTTGATGGGTGAAAGGCTTGCTTTAAACATTCTTCAAAGGATGAGCGGTATTGCAACGTTTACAAATATGCTTGTCCAAAAGGTGAAAGGATACAGGGCAGCTGTCACTGATACTCGAAAGACCATTCCTCTTTTGAGAATGCTTGATAAATACGCTGTTTTTGTCGGTGGTGGAAAAAATCATAGGTATTCCTTATCTGATGCAGTGCTAATTAAGGATAATCACATAAAGGCTGTTGGGAGTATAACAGAGGCTGTAAAAAGAGCAAAAGAGAATGTCCCACATACAATGAAAGTCGAAGTAGAAGTGCGTAATATGCAAGAGTTTGAAGAGGCATTGGCTGCTGGTGCAGATATAATTATGCTTGACCATTTCACAGTTGATGAGATGAAAATGGCTGTTGAGAAAGCTGAAGGAAGAGTTTTAATAGAAGCATCGGGAAATATAAATATTGATAGCATTGAAGAGATTGCAAAAACAGGTGTTGATATTATTTCTGTTGGTTCTATTACCCATTCAGTAAAAAGCCTTGATATTAGCCTTGACTTTGTAGACTAAAGTTTTTTGGAGGCAAACTCTTATGAAAAAAAAGACATTTTGTCCACTTGACTGTTTTGACAGTTGTGCGATTGTTGCTCAGGTTGAAGATGGGAAAGCAGTAAAACTATACGGTAGTAAAGACCACCCTATCACTAATGGTTTTTTATGCCCGAAAGGTTATAGATTGCTTGAGAAGGTTTATTCAAAAGAAAGGATAACCACTCCTCTTTTGAGGGTCAAAAATGAATTTCACCAAATTTCCTGGAATCAAGCTCTTGACATGATTGCAGAGCAAATAAAAGAGATTTTAAAAAAGTACAACTCAAGTGCCATTTTATACTATAGTGGAGATGGGTATGAAGGATATTTAAGAAATATTGAAAGGCTATTTTTTGATTATTTAGGTGGTGCGACATACTCTGAAGGGAGTTTGTGCTGGGGAGCAGGTCTTCTTGCCCAAAAAATGGATTTTGGAAATTCGCTTTGTCATTCACCGTTTGATATTTTTAATTCTAACTGGATTGTTCTTTGGGGAAGAAATGCTATATGGACAAATCTTCATCTTTTTTATTTTGTCCATATGGCAAAAAAACAGGGTAAAAAAGTAGCAGTGATTGACATTTACCCTACCGAAGCGTTTAAGATAGCTGATATTGGGCTGATTATAAATCCTGGGTCTGACTCTTACCTTGCCTATGGAGCAATAAAATATATATTAGAAAATGGGAAGGAAGACAGAGAATTTATCGAAAAGTATACCATTGGATTTGAAAAGGTAAAGGAGATTGCAAGTAGAATAACATATGAAGAGATAGAGAAAAAGTGCGGTGTGAGTAAAAAAGATATAGAAAACATTGTAAATATTTACATTCAAAAACCTGTATCAACTTTTATTGGATATGGTCCGCAAAGATATACAAATGGAGTAAATACAATTAGAACAATTGACTATCTTGTTGCAATCTCAGGTAATGTGGGAATAAAGGGCGGAGGTTCAAACTTTGCTAACAGGTTCACTCAAAATTTAGCTTCAGTTTTCAAAGACGATAACAGGGCTGTGAATAAGCGTTTTTATAACAGAGCAAAACTTGGTGAATATCTAAAAGACCAGCAAAACCCGCCGATTGAGATGATTTATATATCTGCTGGAAATCCTGTTTCGCAGTGTCCTGACTCAGATTTGGTATTTAGGGAACTTCAAAAAAGATTTGTGGTTGTTGTTGATATGTTTTTGACAGCGACAACGCAAGCAGCAACCATTATACTTCCTGCTGCAAGTTTTCTTGAGAAAGAAGATGTGTTTGTGCCGAATATGTGGCATGATTATATTGGGGTTTCTGAGAAGGTTATTGAAAACATCGGTGAGTCAAAGTCAGAGGTTGAGATAATAAACCAGCTTGCAAAAAGGCTTGACTTGGATTTTCCTATAAAATCAGAAAAAGAGTGGGTAGAATATGTAAAAGCTCATTTTGAGAAAGCTTTAAATATTAAATTTGACAAATATTTTGTGCGTGCAACCAAAATGGAAGTTCCATGGGAAGATAAACTATTTGCAACAAAGAGCAAAAAATTTGAATTTGAAAATGAAAAGATGGGTGTAGCTGTGCCAACTATAGATGAAAATAAGATATTAAAAAACCAGCTCAGACTTGTGACCGTTCATTCTCAAAAAACATTGCATTCTCAGGAGTTTTTTGAAAGAAGACCAATTGCTATTTTTAATATTGAGGATGCAAAGAGACTTGGAATTGGAAATGGCGATAAAGTGCTTATTTACAATGGCTGTGGAAGTTTTGTTGTTGAAGCAATTTTGAAAATGGATATAAAAAGAGGTTATATAATTGTTGAAGAAGGTTATCAAAACCAAAATATTGAGACAATAAACTCTTGCATTTTTCCCAAGACAGCAGAGATGGACAGTCAAGCAGCATTTAATTCAAATTTTGTATTTGTGAAAAAGGTGGCAACATGAAAAATTTATTTATTTTGGCGGGTGGAAAGTCAAAAAGGCTTGGATTTGACAAATTATATCTTAAGATTAGTAATCAAAGTGTTATACAATTAATAGACAAGAGTATAGGTGGACTTTTTGACAAAAAGTTTATTGTGGTAAAAAATGGGCATATAGAGTTTGAAGGGTTTGAGGTGATAAAAGATAAAGTTAATATAGATGCACCTGTTGCAGGTGTTTTGACAAGTTTGATGGTTACAAGAACAAATAAGAATTTTATAATAGCATGTGATATGCCGTTTGTGAAAAAAGAACTTGTAGAATATATGCTAAGTTTTGATGGTTACGATGCAGTTGTTCCTTATTATAATGGCTATTTTGAGCCTCTTTTTTGTGTATATACTAAAACATTTTTAGAAAAAGCATTGGATTTTATAAACAAGGATATATTTTCTCTTTCTACTATCTTACAGAACTCAAATGTAAAGAAAATTGAACTTGACGAAATTTTGAGATTCGACCCTTTTTTAGAAAGTTTTAGAAATATAAATACTCAATCTGATTTGGAGGAGGCAAATGAAAGGTTTAGAAGATCTCTTTCTAACCAGGTTTGATTTAGAAAGATTACCAATAGCTACAGATTTAATTGTTAAAGAGGTTACTGTAACAATAGAAGATAGAGAATTCTTTGAATATGTTAAAAGCAAAATAAATGTTGATAGAATAGGTGAAGTGGTGTTTGCGATAAAAGATGGTGAAGAAGTGCTTGTTGTAAGACAAAAAGAGTATCCTGATAAGGTTTACAGGATACCTTCTGGTGGCATCGGTCTTAACGAGGATGTGGATGAGGCTTTGAAAAGAGAAGTAAAAGAAGAGCTTGCACTGAATATTAAAGATTTTTTGCTGATTGGAGTGATAAAGTATAATCTTCTCTATTTGCAAGAACATTTCGATTTTTATTCGTTTGTATTTTTAATTGAAAAGTATGAAAATGATAATCTTGCAAAAACTGATGGCGAAATTTCTGAAGCAATAAAAATTTCTTTTGGTAAATTAAAAAATCTTTGTGATATCTTGAAAGAACAAAGAGGTTTTTGGGGTGACTGGGGCAAGTTTAGGTTCTATTCTACTTATCTTGTATATGAGTACCTTGTACGAAGGAAAATAAACTAAAAAAGAGGTGTTGTTTGGAGTATGGCAAAAGTGTTTTTGGCAAAAGGGAAAGGACTGAGAGTAGAGAGCGGTCATCCATGGGTTTTCAGGCATGAAGTACAGAAGATAGATGGGGAGTTCGAGGATGGGGATATTGTTGATGTGTTAAATTTTAAAGGGAAGTTTGTGGGAAAGGGATTTATAAATTCCAAGTCTCAAATACTTGTAAGACTTCTTACACGCAAAAATGAGGAGATTAATATTGACTTTTTTAGAAAAAGAGTTCAAGATGCCTGGGAATACAGAAAAAGTATAGGTTATACACAAAATTGCCGGCTTATATTTGCTGAGGCTGATTTTTTACCAGGACTTATTGTTGACAAGTTTGGTGATGTTCTTGTAATGCAGACATTATCAAAAGGTGTTGACAAATTTAAAGATAAGCTGGTAGAAATATTAGTTGAGGTTGTCAATCCAAAAGCTATATATGAAAGAAATGATGCAAGGGTAAGAGAGATTGAAGGACTTGATTTGAGAAAGGGGTTTTTATATGGCAGCTCACCTGTGGAAGTTGAGATAGAGGAAAATGGTATTAAGATGATAGTGGATATAGAAAATGGACAAAAAACAGGATATTTTTTGGACCAAAAAGAGAACAGGGTTGCAATAAGAAACTTTGTAAAGGATAAAGTTATTTTGGACTGTTTCTGTCACACAGGAGGATTTACAATAAACGCTGCCAAGTTCGGTGCATCAAAGGTCATAGGTGTTGATATCTCAGATACAGCAATTGAACAAGCAGTAAAAAATGCTAAGTTAAATGAGGTTGAATCAAAATGTGAATTTGTGGTTGCAAATGTTTTTGATTATCTGAATGAACTTGACGACAAAAAAGAAAAATACGATATGATAATACTTGACCCTCCGGCATTTGCAAAAAGCATACACACTTTGGAAAATGCAAAAAGAGGTTATAAAGAGATAAACTTGCGAGCTATGAAGATACTCAAAAAGGGTGGAATTCTTGTGACCTGTTCATGTTCACATTATATGAAGCCAGACATATTTTTTGAGGTTATTAAAGATGCTGCAATAGATGCAAAAAAGACGTTAAGGCTCATTGAGTACAGAACACAGGCGAAAGACCATCCATATCTTATTAGCTATGAAGAGTCTCTGTACCTCAAATGTTTTATTTTTCAGGTTCTATAAGATTTACAAGGAGGCTAACTGTAAATTGAATTTGCCAGAAGAATTTTTGTCAAAAATGAGAGAGATTTTAAATGATGAATTTGACCAGTTTATAAAAATATATGACTTTGACAGTTATAAAGGTTTTAGGGTCAACACTGCCAAAGTTTCAGTCAAAGAGTTTATAGATAAAATGGGAATTGAATTTGAAAGAATTCCATGGTGTAAAGATGGTTTTTTCTACACTGAAGAGTTAAGACTGAGCAAACACCCATACTATTTTGCTGGGCTTGTATATATTCAGGAACCATCAGCCATGTTTCCGGTTGAGGCTTTGGATGTAAAGGAAGGCGAAAAAGTTTTGGACTTGTGTGCTGCACCTGGGGGAAAGAGCATTCAGATAGCAGCAAGACTTGGTCAAAATGGATTGCTTATATCCAATGATGTAAAACCATCAAGAATCAAGGCGCTTGTAAAGAATGTTGAAAATCTTGGGCTTACAAATGTTGTCATTCTGAACAACAAACCAAAAGAGATAGCGGAAAGCTATGGTGCATATTTTGACAAGATTTTAGTTGACGCACCTTGTTCTGGTGAGGGAATGTTTCGCAAAGACCCAACGGCAGCCAAAAAGTGGACTTCCAATCATCCTGAAAAGTATGTCAATCTGCAGAGAAGTATAATGACAGAGGTGGATGAACTTTTGAAAGTGGGTGGTGAGATAGTATATTCCACCTGTACGTTTGAAGTAGAAGAGAATGAAGGAATTATTGACTGGTTCTTAAAAAAACATAAAAACTATGAGGTTGTTGAGATAAAAAAATATGAGGGTTTTTCGGATGGAATTGAGATAAATGGCAATGAAAATTTGAAAAAAGCGGTGAGAATTTACCCGCATAGGGTCAGAGGCGAGGGACATTTTATTTGCAAGTTAAGAAAGGTGCGAGAAAGTGGATTTGAGTGGACTTTTCAGCCACAAAGATTAGAGGTGGACAGTGAGGATTTAAAAATTTTCGAAAAGTTTTGTAATAAATACTTGAACATAGACTTAAGTAACTTTAAAGATAGGGTGTTTTATAAAAAAGCAAACAAACTGTATTTGGGTTTTGACGGACCTTTTGATAAAATAACACCGCTTCGAAATGGTCTTTTGCTTGGAGAAGTTTATAAAGGAAGATTTTATCCTTCTGCTCATTTGATTGCGAGTTTAAAGTGCGAAAATCTCAAGGTTGCTATTAACTTTTCTCAAGAAGATGAAAGGTTGTGGAGGTATTTAAAAGGCGAGACGATAGAGAACAAAGAAAATCTGAATGGATTTGTAGGGATATGTGTAGATGGCTTTACTCTTGGTTGGGGTAAAGCAGAGGGACATATAATAAAAAATTATTTCCCAAAAGGATGGAGATTAGAATAAAAATGAGGCTTGACAAGTTTCTGACTCACTGTGGTTTTGGTTCACGAAGTCAGGTTAAAAAGTTAATAAGAGAAGGAATTGTAACTGTAAATGGGAAACAAATAGTTGAAGTTGATTTTAAGATTAATCCTGAAGAAGATATAATAGAAGTTGATGGAAGAGTTGCAAAGTTCAGTAAACAGATTTATATCATGATGAACAAACCGAAAGGTTATGTGTGCTCAAATGAAGAGCTGGCATCACTTACAGTGTTTTCACTTATTTCTGATGATTTAAAGTATCGAGATTTGCATACAGTTGGAAGGCTTGACAAAGACGCAGAAGGTCTTTTGATAATTACAGATGATGGTGAATATACGCACAGAGTTATCTCACCCAAAAAAAGAATTGAAAAAGAGTATTTAGTAAGGCTTGAAAAAGAGGTGGATGAGGAAAAGCTGAATGAGTTTGAAAATGGTATTATCTTAGATGATGGTTATAAGACACTTCCTGCAAAATATACTATTATTGATAGTACCACAGTCAAATTGTGTATATATGAAGGTAAATATCATCAAGTTAAAAGGATGTTCGAAGCAATTGGAAATAAGGTGGTGGACCTAAAACGTCTGAGAATAGGAGGTCTTAATTTAGACCAAAGTTTAAAACCGGGTGAATACAGGGTGATGAAAGTGGAAGAGGCTTATTTGGTGTTTGGTAAGTAAAAAGAGAGGAGAGGTAATTGAAAGATGAAACAGGTTGAGTTAAAAAATCTTGTTAAGGTTTCAATCTTTGGTGCTTTAGCATTTGTTGTAATGCTAATAGAATTTCCTTTAGGGATATTTCCGGAATTTTTAAAGCTTGATTTTAGTGACTGTATAGCATTGATAATTTCATTTGCTCTTGGACCTGCTTGGGGTGTGGGTGTTGAATTTTTGAAAAATGTACTTCATCTGTTTGTTACCAAAACGGTCGGGATAGGCGAATTTGCTAACTTTATGATTGGCGGCTTTTTTGTGTACATTGCAGGATACATATATGCCAAGAATAGAACTAAAAGAGGTGCTGCAGTAGCTCTTATTATTTCTACCATTGCATTTTCTATCTGGGCCGGTTTGCTAAACTACTTTGTGCTTCTCCCTCTTTACGAAAATGCTTTGAAATTTCCAATCTCAGAGATAGTAAAAATTGCTTCAAAGGTAAATGGTCTTGTGACAGATAAGTTTACATTGATTTTATTTTCAATAATTCCTTTTAATTTGGTAAAAGGTACAATAATTTCAGTGGTTACTTTTGTTATTTATAAAAGGTTGTCGAAGATTGTAAAAAGATAGGAGATGAAAATTATGGGTGTTTATTTTGAAAATGAATTTGGAAAGATAGAGATTACCAATGATTGCATTGCTACAATAATAGGGCTTTCGTGTATGGAAAGCTATGGTGTTGTGGGTATGGTATCAAAAAGTGTAGCAGACGGGATAGTTACACTTCTTGGCAGGGAAAACTTGCAAAAAGGTATAAAGGTTATGGCGGAAAATGGTATTGTTAACGTTGATATTCACATAATTGTGGAGTACGGCACCAGAATTCCTGTTGTTGCTGAAAATATCAGAGAAAGAGTTTCATATGCTATTGGAAAATACACAGGTCTAAAGCCGGGAACTATAAATATCTTTGTAGATGGTATTCGTTTGTAACTTGCTGAGGAGGATTGGACTATGAAATTTTTAACTGCAGATGTATTAAAAGATATGTTAAAAGCTGCAAATAATTATTTAAAATTGCACATAGATAAGATAAACTCATTAAACGTCTTTCCAGTACCAGATGGTGACACAGGCACCAATATGTCTGCCACTCTTGACAGCAGCATAAAAGAAATAAATGGAAAGACTTTCGAAAATGTGGACAAACTTATGAATGCAGTTGCGTTTGGCAGCTTAAAAGGTGCACGCGGTAATTCTGGTGTTATTCTTTCTCAGCTTTTACGCGGATTTGCCAAAGAGCTAAAAGGCAAAGATGTTATAGATATACCAACATTTGTTGCTTGTTTAAAATCTGCGTCTGCAAGTGCTTACAAAGCAGTGATGAAGCCTACAGAAGGCACTATGCTCACAGTTGCACGCGGGATTGCAGAGGATGTTGAAAAAGAAGTGGCAGAAGGCATTGTGAGTGAAATAGAGGATTTGCTGGAAGTGTGTGTTTCAAGCGGGAAGAAGTGGCTTGCAAAGACACCAGAGATGCTTTCTATTTTAAAAGAGGCAAATGTAGTTGACAGTGGC
The sequence above is drawn from the Caldicellulosiruptor bescii DSM 6725 genome and encodes:
- the nadA gene encoding quinolinate synthase NadA, with protein sequence MNIEVLKNEIYKLKEEKNALIVAHNYQIDEVQEIADFVGDSFYLSKVCAERPEKVIVFCGVHFMAESAKILSPHKKVLLPEIDAGCPLADMVTAEDVENLKKKYPDYSIVCYINSPASVKAKSDVICTSSNAVKIVREFPNDKIIFLPDKNLGSFVKKQVPEKDIILWEGFCITHYKIKKEDVEKAKSLHPNALVLVHPECRPEVVELADFVGSTKQIIDFANTSKEKEFIIGTEMGVLYSLKKLNPDKKFYILHPGMICPNMKKNTLQSVRDALLYERYQIEVEEEIMEGAKKALSKMLEMG
- the nadB gene encoding L-aspartate oxidase; the encoded protein is MTEFKRFCIEFDSGSDEVLNFDVVIIGTGVAGLYTAVNLDKRLKTALVTKETMQVSNTNLAQGGIAAPLSHDDSPDIHYMDTIKAGSGLCDSHMVRILVDEAIENINILLKMNIPFDLDDEGEIILGQEGAHSRRRIIHASGDATGRIVSEHLGHVVKSYENVTIFENAFLVDILTDEQNTAIGVLLKINNKNVILFAKNIVLASGGYGYLYKYTTNPEVTTGDGCAAAVRCGAKVVDMELVQFHPTVLYHEKNKSFLISEAVRGEGGLLFNSFGERFMPKYHPLAELAPRDIVSRSIYFELQRTGSENVFLDITHLDANFIRKRFPNIYQKCLELGIDITKQRIPVAPAQHYSMGGVLSDEFGRTTVENLFVCGEAAGTRVHGANRLASNSLLEGLVFGRRIAQYINGRLQKNVKHIAIYHRSLSKKDFDLNVATEIEGLRSKMSEHAGIVRTREGLEKLIDYIVSRLEILNTMKLSTQKEIEYYNMLMIGYILANAALMRKESRGSHYRKDFPYQDDINWKKHLVYSNIYGWEEIF
- the nadC gene encoding carboxylating nicotinate-nucleotide diphosphorylase, translating into MLNFLVIDKIIRDALIEDMPYGDITTDLLIPQESTSSAVLLAKESGILCGIDVAKRVFEILDSNIKFEKLKTDGDNIQKGDVLAKIQGKTRAILMGERLALNILQRMSGIATFTNMLVQKVKGYRAAVTDTRKTIPLLRMLDKYAVFVGGGKNHRYSLSDAVLIKDNHIKAVGSITEAVKRAKENVPHTMKVEVEVRNMQEFEEALAAGADIIMLDHFTVDEMKMAVEKAEGRVLIEASGNINIDSIEEIAKTGVDIISVGSITHSVKSLDISLDFVD
- a CDS encoding molybdopterin-dependent oxidoreductase; this translates as MKKKTFCPLDCFDSCAIVAQVEDGKAVKLYGSKDHPITNGFLCPKGYRLLEKVYSKERITTPLLRVKNEFHQISWNQALDMIAEQIKEILKKYNSSAILYYSGDGYEGYLRNIERLFFDYLGGATYSEGSLCWGAGLLAQKMDFGNSLCHSPFDIFNSNWIVLWGRNAIWTNLHLFYFVHMAKKQGKKVAVIDIYPTEAFKIADIGLIINPGSDSYLAYGAIKYILENGKEDREFIEKYTIGFEKVKEIASRITYEEIEKKCGVSKKDIENIVNIYIQKPVSTFIGYGPQRYTNGVNTIRTIDYLVAISGNVGIKGGGSNFANRFTQNLASVFKDDNRAVNKRFYNRAKLGEYLKDQQNPPIEMIYISAGNPVSQCPDSDLVFRELQKRFVVVVDMFLTATTQAATIILPAASFLEKEDVFVPNMWHDYIGVSEKVIENIGESKSEVEIINQLAKRLDLDFPIKSEKEWVEYVKAHFEKALNIKFDKYFVRATKMEVPWEDKLFATKSKKFEFENEKMGVAVPTIDENKILKNQLRLVTVHSQKTLHSQEFFERRPIAIFNIEDAKRLGIGNGDKVLIYNGCGSFVVEAILKMDIKRGYIIVEEGYQNQNIETINSCIFPKTAEMDSQAAFNSNFVFVKKVAT
- a CDS encoding molybdenum cofactor guanylyltransferase; amino-acid sequence: MKNLFILAGGKSKRLGFDKLYLKISNQSVIQLIDKSIGGLFDKKFIVVKNGHIEFEGFEVIKDKVNIDAPVAGVLTSLMVTRTNKNFIIACDMPFVKKELVEYMLSFDGYDAVVPYYNGYFEPLFCVYTKTFLEKALDFINKDIFSLSTILQNSNVKKIELDEILRFDPFLESFRNINTQSDLEEANERFRRSLSNQV
- a CDS encoding NUDIX hydrolase, translated to MKGLEDLFLTRFDLERLPIATDLIVKEVTVTIEDREFFEYVKSKINVDRIGEVVFAIKDGEEVLVVRQKEYPDKVYRIPSGGIGLNEDVDEALKREVKEELALNIKDFLLIGVIKYNLLYLQEHFDFYSFVFLIEKYENDNLAKTDGEISEAIKISFGKLKNLCDILKEQRGFWGDWGKFRFYSTYLVYEYLVRRKIN
- a CDS encoding class I SAM-dependent rRNA methyltransferase — translated: MAKVFLAKGKGLRVESGHPWVFRHEVQKIDGEFEDGDIVDVLNFKGKFVGKGFINSKSQILVRLLTRKNEEINIDFFRKRVQDAWEYRKSIGYTQNCRLIFAEADFLPGLIVDKFGDVLVMQTLSKGVDKFKDKLVEILVEVVNPKAIYERNDARVREIEGLDLRKGFLYGSSPVEVEIEENGIKMIVDIENGQKTGYFLDQKENRVAIRNFVKDKVILDCFCHTGGFTINAAKFGASKVIGVDISDTAIEQAVKNAKLNEVESKCEFVVANVFDYLNELDDKKEKYDMIILDPPAFAKSIHTLENAKRGYKEINLRAMKILKKGGILVTCSCSHYMKPDIFFEVIKDAAIDAKKTLRLIEYRTQAKDHPYLISYEESLYLKCFIFQVL
- a CDS encoding RsmB/NOP family class I SAM-dependent RNA methyltransferase, giving the protein MNLPEEFLSKMREILNDEFDQFIKIYDFDSYKGFRVNTAKVSVKEFIDKMGIEFERIPWCKDGFFYTEELRLSKHPYYFAGLVYIQEPSAMFPVEALDVKEGEKVLDLCAAPGGKSIQIAARLGQNGLLISNDVKPSRIKALVKNVENLGLTNVVILNNKPKEIAESYGAYFDKILVDAPCSGEGMFRKDPTAAKKWTSNHPEKYVNLQRSIMTEVDELLKVGGEIVYSTCTFEVEENEGIIDWFLKKHKNYEVVEIKKYEGFSDGIEINGNENLKKAVRIYPHRVRGEGHFICKLRKVRESGFEWTFQPQRLEVDSEDLKIFEKFCNKYLNIDLSNFKDRVFYKKANKLYLGFDGPFDKITPLRNGLLLGEVYKGRFYPSAHLIASLKCENLKVAINFSQEDERLWRYLKGETIENKENLNGFVGICVDGFTLGWGKAEGHIIKNYFPKGWRLE
- a CDS encoding pseudouridine synthase → MRLDKFLTHCGFGSRSQVKKLIREGIVTVNGKQIVEVDFKINPEEDIIEVDGRVAKFSKQIYIMMNKPKGYVCSNEELASLTVFSLISDDLKYRDLHTVGRLDKDAEGLLIITDDGEYTHRVISPKKRIEKEYLVRLEKEVDEEKLNEFENGIILDDGYKTLPAKYTIIDSTTVKLCIYEGKYHQVKRMFEAIGNKVVDLKRLRIGGLNLDQSLKPGEYRVMKVEEAYLVFGK
- a CDS encoding ECF transporter S component yields the protein MKQVELKNLVKVSIFGALAFVVMLIEFPLGIFPEFLKLDFSDCIALIISFALGPAWGVGVEFLKNVLHLFVTKTVGIGEFANFMIGGFFVYIAGYIYAKNRTKRGAAVALIISTIAFSIWAGLLNYFVLLPLYENALKFPISEIVKIASKVNGLVTDKFTLILFSIIPFNLVKGTIISVVTFVIYKRLSKIVKR
- a CDS encoding Asp23/Gls24 family envelope stress response protein, which produces MGVYFENEFGKIEITNDCIATIIGLSCMESYGVVGMVSKSVADGIVTLLGRENLQKGIKVMAENGIVNVDIHIIVEYGTRIPVVAENIRERVSYAIGKYTGLKPGTINIFVDGIRL